The following are encoded in a window of Megalopta genalis isolate 19385.01 chromosome 6, iyMegGena1_principal, whole genome shotgun sequence genomic DNA:
- the LOC117222242 gene encoding uncharacterized protein LOC117222242 isoform X2: MGEDMWRLWFTKLLLLAALLLAAAPGSLSEDAESLADIGVPRLERDLQDDYPDNHRPGDFDSKRVEWSDEVAPRAAGPTEDNDDYLEEAPRKRVRIRVPVVRKHGRQHKLTVVRRRPLSPRTQDPPLATASHTPRRIVVTRVRTLGLANSIHTDEPESFRPEPGRHKVTITRRRKIEPTSVLPTTTADKRPRITKKRLIGVRPVQPTPSFAIITTGFFTAPTSEYEDYSEEIEDETEESKLEVSTTFTPELQEPPNVIDNKPDAETSAGAEETVSRVLEESSVNDPVIITDNFFFPPGEDEYMYEDEYQVITTTESGDEPSSEDISTTVESPINDENVVSSNDDVTASETPAKEIVTTVEPKEDSEETATEMVSKEDETSEEVSTTEKPIEGPSTLPEEETVTTPSDNIEPTLQEDDSFTIDRPDIKEEGKEQTTEKVMETTEFINETTVISVPEDQPETSTHAEEDIETVTDVPESTEQPVLSAEPIESQTESEPKDYSSEEGSEHNVAPAQSTESLLKEDVESRDASIEPTVQPEPKKTALDEEGKGVQKPTAETTTKSPSKEEAPTVQPIPPVTEPAPPSPVASMDTTSSSSVTSLDTSSSSPITSLDTTSSSSVTSLDTSSLSVTSLDTSSSSATPLDTSSSTDIAPSFASVLPLETYQSPSPNTPSPRYLDDSEIPSVIPLGDDYTPSSDAEMTSESFEATPSLDVTEVTTSISSPTPEDIEAGLADDLYLSLSRPDFPQILPSKPTTVDHHQTKPPPDLEPSTSVFYTETVVTSTRLRTYTYVVTQQNGLETKVTSSTTVRPRVTTLTLTVPVTVTVTPTVESSANAVSSVYSPVPAAGEHEVKDEEGRRFNLATRVMSNGVEVIVAGPTPALRWENSMPQPTLTLSDAVVMMLPQDKPNEFVTKTCTTTFTYLTTITKDGTTTVSTEQQVVANTATEERHRKPGSETAAVTLEASPTLRTEIFKTTYTYLTLNTDHPNVNDALESSSKVITNTVTAPQHYLDMILEPSEAPRPETNTYLSTRVLEKTFMEDERTRIETTSDTVTQLIITESAPPPRPTSVTTTLTALDHTEESMTDVMKTYYITYTYYNTFLEKGSTVVRTNVATSTDVVLEKVPVKKTTKTALVNPTPEPIQIFATKTYLTTFTYFTTLLQAGADGETSTTVSSRSHIVENVVTESIAPSLLDAGYMNALLTTAHHSDPVKNVVTGSTIIFFDEEDQIDPTTTNFPESTATVDNQKDETFAASLLATESSPVASESNLKPVVQNNQENNVTTPASGENGPNKRPANQNASDLQVSNLLSLGSLGINALGPVITAMAGLLQGKSTMTRRNDTVPQAESLEVTTQRSPIYIPVAEFADGDIETAESQNIGTHLANLNHNYIAETRHKVASSLADGIPISPGEVITANSDVIIGKPGKMAPRPPQTYLGDEGHIGMKPPPLPVPNIPVHPVLEVVENDRDDSQSQETIQFHKGPQIQIYPAHQVYEEHLKIPVSIPVETNPVLIPKQPQKLHPVQSSPPKRLGSKQDALENDPLLKPPDRPNVEQYANPNSNLKEPEWSPEKSRRPWSAKDPAKFGVPHPQFDQKMDSAKPLLEKPWPTVSTEEQKRPLWAQQDPLIPGSSIVIQSSESKPTISEPIVHQVPHVIDRSTGQPLLVNIQPSQVANVVIPQGGTQALIFGDTSEPHISGQYFDDPSPYPESDIGLGFMGMQRVEDLQQYPNGKDPADYMVPPSPPLNFRPQEKPGSPNRPASIPLSQDRFKYERPQDKLETPVLRPSKLPTDVRLIRHSNTSNVLGGQGHIHTEILMHHRPETVNVRPQGGLYAPSHAHAPPRGQFPKVQKPGESGNPPRRIEVSTPSDNSHRYILLSKPDSGNEILLNSNWKDKKPTRILVNNRPRPRPPLWSTTNRPLDRPIYVERPNIRKPIFSGPQRPPPKTQNQGTYVLPHRPIINLQIHHEPPRISTARPSDDDEGATDRQPSFRPLQIDLQDRPPHFYQENKRPSTTPLKPQAEYNEEHLPTGAKEYHNPSNPKVKPDDPKSSVNGQKIDQTLPNSEMPSESWHKDTQVDKTLDSEIGASEYVKYHNQIKVIQELEKSKGEEGANIPRSNVTLHENSASGNIVIGKPVGLDQTQEQKEKPIWLSPGVPFGHKTEAAPGQVISYGPTYYNTRPNDMAIVQGKPFGVYNGHNDPSQYGPKRKEPRPDYDIVQGVHTTYYGNRKPNDNLHLEVQTSTARPYDRDDTIDLRPPAIIPHFGPEVDKPSRYPRPPTINKVETRPALYLRPETVTHPSEKKPGQVKQHVEVKPEPVESLTNSTLAHEVKANKSQSQLGGFVNLNRQGATKAPDQRLDESRPSGQESHSNKSDTIGTTFRNSSVSQRPDVHFQSNLEIAKPTFEKTRPKVTYPEYSPGTRIHPEYPHIITKPRPQVPGPITITTGNIKPDTRPNIKFSLPVEAIGQEVDSKTQTERPPSMLITVTNLNEKKKNDESLETAYQTNFAVAGVDKGDSIEHETRIRPVEPSTGDVLGIEGVHVPSRDMMPPPLRPPVLNQSNKNEEEDLKPPPIPSHDVVGLSPPPVDITTTSGPMEDRFPFAIANDSGLKPPPKYIPLKEASVAPLPSVSMIPPSPRPSVARPFIVELLSQDMVPPPPATQTTRPLEIATIRPAVAVSGSIQIATAVATSHIPVIHDIESKIPIIHGTVDLPVVVDVPEILRPAETRMTEHVSIYTVRPFDTKPVSRISIQPTPMVSTNQVIPTKLKPLQVDHIQPSRSSSSSRDVEPTKSYTFDIPRNPVKRPEHPVFLESSHENVLPSSRVEPTESLTPSTTASQKKDERSTMKKDESTKVATPQATEVKRKNETTINELPSVVTRVDSSITKVTSMLPDKHQGKIVPVIKMTKDIATSSTRKAVNGTTTTMQMKPKEVTRFQTSTVTRIETSVLGSPPTTRTLLITHTLTSTTVETVTETLLRPTSVISTITSTILQSIVTRIPSTYENVVDNDSIFVVMSDQKPPAPGAEEVEAEYGDISRDEQDPTGNEIHQVLAGGVLGAPVVSFQPVTNQCTPECRASRAEICAEVEGEMRCICRPGFARMFPDRPCKPTYTYTLRVGLDRIGHEPVNYEFKMNDTTSPTYKRLLGPTKDALDRTLMQSDLRDIYRGLKIAGFTPDPTKVEFHVQLSDNANETRLKEVLQKYLIGSNYSLGGTEVYASKNLEMIDAIDFDECITEEGGPHHDCSPNAACFNLRGSYQCSCREGWADLSENPAYPGRLCSQAPLGCPSCNNKGHCVTNTNGQEVCECFPWHSGQRCQVNLKVLLIALVTTGAILLGLLAVCVGMACFRHPSRKRQAGDRRAMIPGTGGDTSSEGSATDLAIPHHVPHVLPPPPQMIAPLPPTKRPARKITGKPRQPPRKATMVSASVPVNDEQRDRSLTVMIPRAKYRSAPQSPQNYKSGMSTFSTEEHKLLSYLDNGTHNTGNRKQSITSMKDCKEADVQVIRTPATPTGALVSAGFQVSATVTRIMDADSTLARSCGETTVETATKVLRTTDPGDLGSTLPRSCGETTIQAPTKLLRLDLGEAGSTLARSCGETTIQPPTKVADARRSSIKDNRDNRDTRDSASEGHTMAERDLGSTLRLPAQHPPLYNPDRASDRESNFDSL; encoded by the exons ATGCGGAATCGTTGGCAGATATTGGCGTGCCAAGGCTGGAAAGGGACCTGCAAG ATGATTACCCCGACAACCACCGTCCTGGTGACTTCGATAGTAAACGCGTTGAGTGGTCCGACGAGGTTGCCCCGAGAGCTGCGGGCCCGACCGAGGATAACGACGACTACCTCGAAGAGGCGCCGAGGAAACGGGTCAGAATTCGCGTGCCCGTCGTCAGGAAGCACGGTAGGCAGCACAAGCTGACCGTCGTCAGACGTAGACCCCTAAGCCCGAGGACCCAGGATCCTCCGTTGGCTACCGCGAGTCACACGCCTAGAAGGATCGTGGTCACTAGGGTGAGGACACTCGGTCTGGCTAACTCGATACACACGGACGAACCGGAGAGCTTCAGGCCCGAACCCGGACGACACAAGGTGACCATCACTAGACGTCGCAAGATCGAGCCGACGTCCGTTCTACCGACCACCACTGCCGATAAGAGACCCAGGATAACCAAGAAGAGACTGATCGGTGTTAGACCGGTGCAACCGACGCCGAGCTTTGCCATCATCACCACTGGATTCTTCACTGCTCCGACTTCCGAGTACGAGGATTACTCGGAAGAGATTGAGGACGAGACAGAGGAGTCTAAACTAGAAGTCAGCACCACTTTTACGCCTGAACTGCAGGAACCTCCTAACGTTATCGACAACAAGCCTGACGCGGAGACATCCGCTGGCGCTGAGGAAACTGTGTCGAGAGTGCTGGAAGAGTCCAGTGTGAACGACCCTGTTATCATCACTGACAATTTCTTCTTCCCACCGGGCGAAGACGAGTACATGTACGAAGACGAGTACCAAGTGATTACGACAACCGAAAGCGGGGACGAACCGTCGAGCGAAGATATTTCAACGACGGTCGAATCGCCGATCAACGACGAAAACGTTGTGTCCAGCAACGATGATGTTACAGCTTCCGAGACACCTGCAAAGGAGATAGTCACAACTGTGGAACCTAAAGAGGACTCGGAGGAAACAGCAACTGAAATGGTCTCCAAAGAAGACGAGACATCCGAAGAGGTCTCGACAACCGAGAAACCGATTGAAGGACCAAGCACGCTGCCGGAGGAAGAAACCGTGACTACGCCATCGGATAATATCGAACCGACATTGCAAGAGGACGATTCTTTCACCATTGATCGTCCCGATATTAAAGAAGAAGGGAAAGAACAAACAACCGAGAAGGTGATGGAAACTACAGAGTTTATAAACGAAACTACAGTTATAAGCGTTCCCGAAGATCAGCCCGAAACGAGCACGCACGCCGAAGAGGATATCGAAACAGTCACCGATGTACCCGAAAGTACCGAGCAGCCTGTGTTATCCGCGGAGCCAATTGAATCGCAAACTGAATCGGAGCCGAAAGATTATTCTTCGGAAGAAGGCTCCGAGCACAATGTCGCTCCTGCGCAATCCACAGAGAGCTTGCTGAAAGAAGACGTAGAATCCCGCGATGCTTCGATAGAACCAACCGTTCAGCCAGAACCAAAGAAAACTGCGCTAGATGAGGAAGGAAAAGGTGTTCAGAAACCGACCGCAGAGACGACAACGAAGTCTCCGAGTAAAGAAGAAGCGCCGACAGTGCAACCGATTCCGCCGGTCACTGAACCCGCGCCGCCGTCACCGGTTGCTTCAATGGACACGACGTCGTCGTCATCGGTTACTTCATTGgacacgtcgtcgtcgtcaccgATTACTTCATTGGACACGACGTCGTCGTCATCGGTTACTTCATTGGACACGTCGTCGTTATCGGTTACTTCATTGGACACGTCGTCGTCATCGGCTACTCCGTTGGACACGTCGTCTTCGACCGATATTGCTCCCAGTTTCGCCAGTGTCTTGCCCCTCGAGACGTACCAGTCACCGTCTCCTAACACCCCGAGCCCTAGATACCTAGACGATTCCGAAATACCGAGCGTGATCCCTCTGGGAGACGATTACACTCCCTCGTCGGACGCGGAGATGACCTCGGAGAGCTTCGAGGCCACCCCGAGTCTCGATGTAACCGAGGTGACGACCTCCATCTCGTCACCGACTCCCGAGGACATCGAGGCGGGATTGGCCGACGACCTGTACCTGTCCCTGTCGAGACCGGACTTCCCCCAGATCTTACCCTCGAAACCGACCACCGTCGACCATCACCAGACGAAACCCCCACCCGACCTTGAACCGAGCACGAGCGTTTTCTATACGGAGACTGTAGTGACATCGACCAGATTAAGAACGTACACGTACGTGGTGACGCAACAGAACGGACTGGAGACAAAAGTAACGTCCTCGACGACCGTCAGACCGAGAGTGACGACCCTTACGTTGACGGTGCCCGTCACGGTGACTGTCACTCCTACTGTGGAGTCGTCAGCAAACGCTGTGTCGTCTGTGTATAGTCCAGTGCCTGCTGCTG GAGAGCACGAAGTGAAAGATGAAGAAGGTCGAAGGTTCAATCTGGCCACTCGTGTAATGTCGAATGGCGTCGAGGTGATCGTGGCGGGTCCAACACCGGCGTTGCGATGGGAGAATTCTATGCCGCAGCCCACGCTGACATTGTCTGACGCGGTCGTCATGATGCTTCCTCAAGATAAGCCGAATGAATTTGTCACGAAGACGTGTACTACAACATTCACATACCTCACTACGATCACCAAGGACGGTACAACTACCGTTTCGACGGAACAACAG GTCGTAGCGAATACTGCTACAGAGGAACGCCACAGGAAGCCCGGATCGGAAACAGCTGCAGTGACCTTAGAAGCATCGCCGACCTTGAGGACTGAAATCTTCAAAACAACGTACACATACCTAACTCTGAACACCGATCACCCGAACGTAAACGATGCGTTAGAGAGCAGCTCTAAAGTGATCACGAACACAGTGACCGCTCCGCAGCATTATTTAGACATGATTTTGGAGCCGTCGGAAGCACCTAGACCGGAAACGAACACGTACCTCAGTACGAGAGTGCTGGAAAAAACCTTTATGGAGGACGAACGGACGAGAATCGAAACCACTAGTGATACTGTTACACAG CTTATAATAACGGAATCCGCACCGCCGCCGCGTCCGACAAGCGTTACCACCACTCTGACAGCATTGGATCACACCGAGGAGAGCATGACTGATGTAATGAAGACTTATTATATTACCTATACGTATTACAATACGTTCCTGGAGAAAGGTAGCACAGTGGTGCGCACAAACGTGGCGACGTCCACCGACGTTGTCCTGGAGAAAGTACCCGTTAAGAAGACCACGAAGACAGCATTGGTGAACCCGACCCCTGAACCCATTCAAATCTTCGCGACAAAGACGTATCTGACGACCTTTACATACTTTACAACATTGCTGCAG GCTGGAGCAGATGGAGAAACATCCACCACAGTGTCGTCACGATCTCATATCGTGGAGAACGTCGTCACGGAATCGATAGCGCCTAGTTTACTGGATGCAGGATACATGAATGCTTTGCTGACAACAGCACATCACTCTGACCCAGTAAAGAACGTGGTAACCGGATCAACGATCATCTTTTTCGACGAGGAGGATCAGATCGATCCCACTACCACAAACTTCCCAGAATCTACCGCCACGGTTGACAATCAGAAAGACGAAACTTTTGCCGCGAGTTTGTTAGCAACAGAATCGTCTCCTGTCGCAAGCGAATCGAACCTGAAGCCCGTCGTACAGAACAATCAG GAAAACAACGTAACTACGCCAGCTTCCGGTGAAAACGGTCCGAACAAAAGACCAGCTAACCAGAACGCAAGCGATCTTCAAGTGAGCAATCTCCTGAGTCTGGGATCACTGGGGATCAACGCGTTGGGTCCAGTTATTACGGCGATGGCCGGTTTGTTGCAAGGAAAATCCACGATGACACGCAGAAATGATACGGTGCCACAAGCAGAATCTCTGGAAGTTACCACCCAAAGATCACCGATCTACATACCAGTCGCCGAGTTTGCTGACGGGGACATAGAAACCGCTGAAAGTCAAAATATAG GTACTCATCTCGCCAACCTGAATCATAACTACATAGCAGAAACGCGGCACAAAGTGGCATCCAGTCTGGCGGATGGAATCCCGATTTCGCCAGGTGAAGTGATCACCGCGAACAGTGACGTTATCATCGGCAAGCCAGGTAAAATGGCGCCCAGGCCTCCGCAAACGTACTTAGGTGACGAAGGACACATTGGCATGAAACCACCTCCGTTACCAGTTCCTAATATTCCGGTGCACCCAGTTCTCGAGGTTGTGGAGAATGATCGAGACGATTCGCAGTCGCAAGAAACGATTCAGTTCCACAAAGGACCTCAGATACAGATATACCCAGCGCACCAGGTTTATGAAGAACATCTGAAGATCCCGGTTTCAATACCTGTAGAAACGAATCCGGTGTTGATACCTAAACAACCTCAGAAATTGCATCCTGTTCAGTCATCGCCGCCGAAGAGACTGGGATCGAAGCAGGATGCCCTGGAAAATGATCCTCTGTTGAAGCCGCCCGACAGGCCAAACGTGGAACAGTACGCTAATCCTAATTCGAACTTGAAGGAGCCGGAATGGAGTCCTGAGAAATCGAGAAGACCTTGGAGCGCCAAGGATCCTGCGAAGTTTGGGGTGCCTCATCCACAATTTGATCAG AAAATGGACTCCGCGAAGCCACTGTTAGAGAAACCATGGCCAACGGTTTCAACTGAAGAGCAGAAGCGACCGTTATGGGCCCAGCAGGATCCTTTGATTCCAGGATCTTCTATTGTCATCCAAAGTTCGGAATCTAAACCCACGATATCAGAGCCTATTGTCCATCAAGTGCCTCATGTCATCGACAGATCCACAGGCCAGCCACTGTTAGTCAACATTCAACCCAGTCAGGTTGCCAATGTCGTGATTCCTCAAGGTGGCACTCAAGCTCTTATATTCGGCGATACGAGTGAACCCCACATAAGCGGACAATATTTCGATGATCCTTCGCCTTATCCGGAATCTGACATTGGTTTGGGATTCATGGGGATGCAAAGG GTAGAAGATCTGCAACAGTACCCCAATGGAAAAGATCCTGCAGACTATATGGTACCACCGTCTCCACCATTGAACTTCAGACCCCAGGAGAAACCAGGTTCTCCGAATCGACCAGCCTCCATTCCTCTATCACAGGACCGTTTCAAATACGAAAGGCCGCAAGACAAATTAGAAACCCCAGTCCTAAGACCCTCGAAGCTGCCAACGGACGTGCGCTTGATTAGACACTCCAACACTTCAAATGTTCTGGGTGGGCAAGGTCACATTCACACAGAGATCTTGATGCACCACCGACCAGAAACGGTGAACGTTCGTCCTCAAGGAGGATTGTACGCTCCGAGTCACGCGCATGCCCCACCTCGGGGACAATTCCCGAAGGTTCAGAAACCTGGCGAGTCCGGAAACCCACCTAGAAGAATAGAAGTGTCGACACCATCGGACAACTCCCATCGGTACATTTTGCTATCCAAGCCAGACTCGGGGAACGAAATTCTGTTGAACTCAAATTGGAAAGATAAGAAGCCAACGCGGATTCTAGTGAACAATAGACCGAGGCCGCGTCCGCCATTATGGTCCACGACGAACCGTCCTCTAGACAGGCCGATCTACGTGGAGAGGCCGAATATCAGGAAGCCTATTTTCAGTGGACCCCAGAGACCTCCACCGAAGACACAGAATCAGGGCACGTATGTACTTCCGCATCGTCCAATCATCAATTTGCAAATTCATCATGAACCTCCGAGGATATCAACTGCCAGGCCAAGCGATGACGATGAGGGCGCTACTGATAGGCAGCCTTCGTTTAGACCTCTTCag ATCGATCTCCAAGACAGACCACCGCATTTCTATCAAGAGAACAAAAGGCCATCCACTACTCCATTGAAACCACAAGCAGAATACAACGAGGAACACTTGCCCACTGGAGCTAAAGAGTACCACAATCCTTCGAACCCGAAAGTAAAGCCGGACGACCCTAAGTCAAGTGTGAACGGTCAGAAGATCGATCAAACGCTCCCTAACTCAGAAATGCCGTCAGAGTCCTGGCACAAAGATACTCAAGTGGATAAGACACTGGACTCCGAGATTGGAGCGTCCGAATACGTGAAATATCACAACCAGATAAAAGTGATTCAAGAACTTGAGAAATCGAAAGGCGAGGAAGGTGCCAACATTCCACGCAGTAACGTAACATTGCACGAGAACTCAGCATCTGGTAACATAGTGATTGGCAAGCCAGTGGGGTTGGATCAAACTCAAGAGCAAAAAGAGAAACCCATTTGGTTGAGTCCTGGAGTGCCATTTGGTCACAAGACCGAGGCTGCTCCTGGCCAGGTGATATCCTACGGACCAACATACTATAATACACGACCTAATGATATGGCGATCGTGCAGGGGAAGCCTTTCGGTGTTTACAACGGTCACAACGATCCGTCGCAATATGGTCCGAAGAGGAAGGAACCCAGGCCTGATTACGACATAGTGCAAGGGGTACACACGACTTACTATGGGAACAGAAAACCAAACGACAATCTACATTTGGAGGTGCAGACGTCGACAGCTAGACCCTATGATCGTGACGACACGATAGACCTAAGGCCACCAGCAATCATTCCCCATTTCGGGCCGGAAGTGGACAAACCCAGCAGGTACCCTAGGCCGCCTACTATAAACAAAGTTGAAACTAGGCCAGCGCTGTATCTGAGGCCAGAAACCGTGACCCATCCGTCTGAGAAGAAGCCTGGCCAGGTGAAGCAGCACGTCGAGGTGAAGCCAGAACCTGTGGAATCGCTTACGAATAGTACTCTAGCTCACGAAGTTAAAGCTAATAAGAGTCAGTCACAGTTGGGAGGCTTCGTGAACCTGAATCGGCAGGGTGCTACGAAGGCGCCCGATCAACGACTGGACGAATCAAGGCCAAGCGGACAGGAGTCTCACTCGAACAAGAGCGACACCATCGGAACTACCTTCAGAAACAGTAGCGTGTCTCAGAGACCTGACGTACATTTCCAATCTAACCTGGAGATCGCAAAGCCGACGTTCGAGAAAACTCGTCCTAAGGTGACGTATCCGGAGTACAGTCCTGGAACCAGGATTCATCCGGAGTATCCCCATATCATTACGAAACCTAGGCCACAGGTTCCAGGGCCAATAACCATCACAACAGGTAACATCAAGCCAGACACCAGGCCAAACATCAAATTTTCGCTGCCTGTCGAAGCTATAGGGCAGGAAGTGGACAGCAAGACGCAAACCGAGCGACCACCGAGCATGCTGATCACGGTGACCAATCTgaacgagaagaagaagaacgacGAATCCCTCGAGACTGCTTACCAGACCAACTTCGCGGTGGCGGGCGTAGACAAAGGCGATTCGATCGAGCACGAGACCAGGATCAGACCGGTCGAACCGTCTACTGGGGATGTGTTAGGTATCGAAGGAGTGCACGTGCCATCTAGGGACATGATGCCTCCACCTCTGAGACCTCCGGTGCTGAAccaatcaaataaaaatgaagaaGAGGATCTGAAGCCTCCGCCGATTCCTTCCCACGATGTTGTTGGACTGTCTCCGCCACCGGTTGACATCACAACAACTAGCGGCCCCATGGAAGACCGATTTCCCTTTGCAATCGCAAACGACTCTGGTCTGAAGCCTCCACCTAAGTATATCCCCTTGAAGGAAGCGTCTGTTGCTCCTCTGCCAAGCGTCAGCATGATTCCACCTAGCCCTAGACCCTCCGTTGCTAGGCCTTTCATTGTGGAACTGCTTTCTCAG GACATGGTACCACCACCGCCAGCGACGCAAACTACCAGACCTCTCGAAATAGCAACAATTAGGCCAGCAGTCGCAGTGTCTGGTTCGATACAAATCGCTACTGCCGTTGCAACCTCCCACATACCAGTCATCCACGATATCGAGTCGAAAATACCAATCATACATGGAACTGTTGATCTTCCAGTGGTCGTTGACGTTCCTGAGATTCTCAGGCCGGCTGAGACCAGGATGACAGAGCATGTTAGCATCTACACTGTTCGGCCGTTTGACACCAAGCCTGTGTCCAG AATATCTATACAACCAACGCCGATGGTGTCGACGAACCAAGTGATTCCAACAAAGCTAAAACCTCTGCAAGTGGACCACATTCAACCAAGCAGATCGTCGTCTAGCAGTCGAGACGTCGAGCCGACCAAGTCGTACACGTTCGATATACCCCGAAATCCTGTGAAGCGACCCGAGCACCCGGTATTTTTGGAATCCAGTCACGAGAATGTTTTGCCATCGAGCAGAGTGGAACCGACCGAATCTTTGACTCCTTCGACCACCGCGAGTCAAAAGAAGGATGAACGGTCGACGATGAAGAAGGACGAGAGCACGAAGGTGGCTACTCCGCAAGCAACGGAAGTCAAACGAAAGAACGAGACGACCATCAATGAATTACCTAGTGTGGTGACCAGGGTTGACAGTTCGATAACGAAGGTAACAAGCATGTTGCCGGACAAACATCAAGGAAAGATCGTGCCGGTGATTAAAATGACGAAGGACATTGCAACCAGTTCGACGCGCAAAGCTGTTAACGGTACCACTACGACCATGCAGATGAAGCCGAAAGAG GTGACGAGGTTCCAAACGTCGACGGTGACAAGAATCGAAACCTCGGTTCTGGGTTCTCCGCCGACAACCAGAACTCTGCTTATCACGCATACACTAACATCGACCACAGTCGAAACTGTGACCGAGACCTTGCTACGTCCGACGAGTGTGATATCGACGATAACGTCGACGATTCTGCAGTCGATCGTGACCAGAATACCGTCGACATATGAGAACGTGGTAGACAACGATTCCATCTTCGTAGTGATGAGCGACCAGAAGCCACCAGCGCCTGGGGCAGAAGAG GTCGAGGCTGAGTACGGTGACATTTCGAGGGACGAACAAGACCCGACCGGGAACGAGATTCACCAAGTCCTGGCTGGCGGTGTTCTTGGAGCACCTGTGGTGTCTTTCCAACCTGTTACTAATCAGTGCACACCCGAGTGTAGGGCTTCCAGAGCTGAGATTTGTGCAGAAGTTGAGGGCGAGATGAGATGTATCTGTCGACCTGGATTCGCCAGAATGTTCCCTGATCGGCCCTGCAAAc CAACCTACACCTACACCCTACGAGTTGGCCTAGACCGCATCGGGCACGAACCGGTGAATTACGAATTCAAGATGAACGACACGACATCACCAACTTACAAAAGACTGTTAGGTCCGACTAAGGATGCATTAGATAGGACTCTGATGCAGAGCGATCTGAGAGATATTTACAGGGGCTTGAAGATAGCCGGTTTCACGCCTGATCCAACGAAAGTTGAATTCCACGTTCAGCTCAGCGACAACGCCAATGAGACAAGATTAAAAGAAGTTCTTCAGAAATACTTGATCGGAAGCAATTACAGCTTGGGAGGCACCGAGGTCTATGCGTCGAAGAATCTCGAGATG ATTGATGCAATCGATTTCGACGAATGCATAACAGAGGAAGGAGGTCCTCACCATGACTGTTCACCAAACGCGGCTTGCTTCAACTTACGAGGTTCCTATCAATGTTCCTGCAGGGAGGGCTGGGCTGATCTGTCTGAAAATCCAGCCTATCCTGGACGTTTGTGCTCTCAGGCCCCATTAGGCTGCCCTAGCTGTAATAATAAGGGACACTGTGTCACGAACACCAATGGACAAGAAGTCTGCGAGTGCTTCCCATGGCACAGTGGTCAACGCTGCCAAGTAAATCTCAAAG TGCTACTGATAGCTCTGGTTACGACCGGGGCAATATTGCTGGGTCTTCTGGCGGTGTGCGTGGGTATGGCGTGTTTCCGTCACCCCAGCCGAAAACGGCAGGCCGGCGACAGAAGAGCTATGATTCCTGGAACAGGCGGTGACACCAGCAGCGAAGGCAGTGCCACGGATCTGGCGATTCCCCATCATGTGCCGCACGTTCTGCCGCCTCCGCCGCAGATGATAGCACCCTTGCCGCCGACCAAGCGACCGGCTCGCAAGATCACCGGAAAACCTCGGCAGCCGCCGAGAAAAGCCACTATGGTTTCTGCTTCAG TGCCAGTAAACGACGAACAACGAGATCGTTCACTCACTGTGATGATTCCCCGTGCTAAATACAGATCAGCGCCCCAATCTCCACAAAATTACAAGTCTGGAATGAGCACGTTCTCAACAGAGGAGCACAAACTGCTCAGTTACCTCGACAACGGCACGCACAATACCGGAAACAGAAAACAAAGTATAACCAGCATGAAAGACTGCAAGGAGGCCGATGTGCAGGTCATCAGAACTCCGGCAACACCAACTGGCGCCCTCGTCAGCGCTGGTTTCCAG GTCTCTGCAACGGTGACTCGAATAATGGACGCTGACTCGACGTTAGCTCGATCATGCGGCGAGACCACAGTGGAAACGGCGACCAAGGTTCTACGAACGACTGATCCAGGTGATCTCGGGTCGACTCTGCCTCGCTCCTGCGGAGAGACAACCATCCAGGCGCCCACGAAGTTGCTGAGACTCGATTTAGGGGAGGCCGGTTCTACTCTGGCTAGGTCTTGCGGAGAGACAACGATCCAACCGCCGACCAAAGTCGCTGACGCTCGGAGGAGCAGTATCAAGGATAACAGAGACAACAGAGACACCCGGGACA